The Prochlorococcus sp. MIT 0603 DNA window AAAATAAATGCAATTCTTAGTAGTGAGGTAATACCTATAGGTGTAAAAGGTGCTTCTATAGCAGCAATTAAAATCCTGACAGGCAAATCTCAAAATGTTGACCTGTTAAGGGATCACTTGAGTTCTGCTAATCAAAATGATCGCCAATGTGCAGTTCAAGATATTATTGATGCTAAAGAATATGACTTAATCGAAAGCATTATTCAAACTCCAATATCTCCGTTTTTCAGATTACGAGCTATAGATTTACTTTGGCCTGAAATTAGTGATGATCGAGGAAAATCAAATGCTTTAGATTTAATTGATCTTGTTTTATTAGATAATCCAAAAGCAATAAGACCTGCTAACAAGTATCAAAAGCAAAATGAAATTAAAACATTGATAAAAAGACTATTTAGTACAGACTTTTGCAAAGCATACTCTTCCTTGAGCTCTCTATTAGATATGAGATTTGATTATATATTCCCAGCTTTGCAAGATGAATTAAAGCGATTTAAAAAGGATTATGGAGCCATTTACTTTCTTTTAATACTCTTAAGAAATGCTCAAATTAGTGTAGAAATACAAAGGAAAAAAAGTATGGAATTAGTAGACTATTGTTTAGATAAGTCGTGGCCTGATTTTATGAAATTTAAACCTCAAGCCATATTATTGTCTATGGAAATTGACATTGAATTCTTTACTCAAAATTTAGAATCTTGGTTAAACGAGAAGGAAACACCTTATTGGGCTTGTAGATATGCAGCGTTGATATGTGTTGAGAAACTGGTCAAGAATAATATGCTTAATATTGATATAAAGCATGTCATTGAAAGAGTATATGATGAAAATAAATTTGTCTGCTTAAAAGCTAAGAAATTCCAATCAAAATATATTTAATATTTAGATTAACGTATTTTTTCAAACTCGAAAAAGCCATCCTCTAATCCCCATAATCTTTTATTTGTTTCAATATCGAATCCTTGATCTATAGTTTTGAATTTGCTCTTATTAAACTTCACCTTGCTCACTAAATATGTTTTCCTACCATCTCTCTCTACAATACATTTACCAGCTTTTTTTAAAGATCCAACATATGTTCCTTTGCTTATCTCTTTAAATTTCATTTGGCAATTTTTTCTAATTAAGAGATTTTCTTTTTTAATTGATAATAGAATCTGTTTGTTAAAGCCTGCACCTGCAAATCTTTCCGATGGATATATTTCATAGTTCTCTAATAACAAATTATTTTCATCAGTTGATAATTTATGGACAGCTTGTCTATACGGTGACCAAGGTGAATAGTTATAACTTTGCTCCGAATATAAGCTAATACTTTGAAACAACTCCCATGGTAGAAGTCTAAAGTATATGTTGATATGTGCGTATACTTTAGGCTGTTTTTGAGCTTGTTTCTTATTACTATAACTCCCACAAAGTGTATTCAGAAACCTAGTAATTTTCTTATCATGCTCTCCATTCATGGCTTCATCCTTATTCGTTAATTATACGTATTTCTGAGGCAAAGGAAGTTTGAAGAATTCCCTTTGATTCTTTTGAAAAAAGAACGGAGGAACGGCATCTTGTATTTGAGTTAATGAACCAAATACGTTCTTCTGCAATTATTTGCTCGTATTCGGTTGATAGAACGAAAGTATGATCTGAAAGAAATTTGTATTTTGAGATTGCACTTCCTTTTTCAGCATATCCTGCGCTCCTTAAAATAATTCCTTCATTATTAGAGTTTGGAATAGGAATCAATAGGCTTGATCCACTTAAAGTATCATCATTGCCATCCCAGTTAGATTCTCCTTCCCAAAAAATTTCGAATGGAGATGGAGTCTCGCGTTCTGAATATCCATTTTTTTTCAAAAAATCTATAACTTTTGAGTCTTCTTTTGGAATTTGTTTGATTTTGATAGTGCTAATAACTTCTTCAAATTGTTTAAATGCTAATGAGTGCCCACTTCTCATTGAAACCCATTCTCCTTGGCTTTTAGCTACAAATGTCTCAATCTCCATTTGTAGTATTTAATGACTCTTCAGAATCTAGTGAGGTTTTATTATTACTACCTTTTTGAATCATTCTTACCATAGAGTTAACCATCATTGACATGGCCATAGGGACTTTTTTCCCTGAAGGTGTTTGTGATGATCTATTTCCTGGCCTTTCGTTGGAAGAAGTCTTTTTTATAGTCATGCGGAGGAGGCTTGCTTAATAAGTTACGTTATCACTGGAAGCAGAACCTATCCTAAAGGAGGTTGTCTTTTTAAAGATTGATGTAGTGCTGCCACATGGTGAGTTCCAGAATCTTGGATATGGGACAATATCTTCTCCAAATATTTCCTGATATTCTAAAGAATCAATTAAAGAATCAATATGACGTTCAAAACCTTCCTCATTAATTAGTTTGATATTACTTTCAAACTCTTTGTTATCAATTAAAGGCCTTCCTAGAAGATGCATAAAACTAAGCTCTATACATTTACTTTGATTAACGTTCTCTAAATAATACTTTTTATAGAAGTCTGACTTACATATATTTCTAAGAAACTCTCTTATTGAGATATCACCATTCCTCAATCTTCTTTCAATGTCTTTTGGCCGCTCACTTTCCATTGGCCGTAAATTGCCAAAGACTTGTATATATACAGCTTGAATAGCCATAAGAAGTGCTTCATCACTATGTGGGTGGAATTGTTCGTAGGTAAATAGATCTTTAGAGTTTTGGGTTGATTTTTCTCCAATTACATTGTTTTCTTTTACATAATTGGCAAGCTTAAAAGCATCCCTAATCTGCGACATTCTATTTTTGCTTACTTCTCTTGGTTTAGAATTAGGATTATTTGTAAATAGACTTTGTTGGCCAGGCATGCATTTACTTCTGCAATGCATGATATATGTTTTCATTTTGCTCCCTGATAATCTTCTCTTGCTGTAACTAGTAGATCCTGAATTATATATATAAGAAAGGCGATTCTCTAGGTCATTTTTTGAGATCATTTTCATGAGGATAATTATTAAAATAAAAGGTATCTTGAATTATTTTTATTCATTCTAGCTCCGACATTATTAACGTTTCCATTTTAGCAGAAGTTTCCTTTTTGAATTTGTTAACATTTACATAGTTAAGTATTAATATTGAAGATAAAACTATAATTATTTCTACAGTGAATACAAATGCAAAGGCAGATAAAGGATTGTCCTGACCGCTGAAAATTCTACCTAAATCAAGTAGTCCACCTCCCATTAGCTTCCCCATCGCTCTTGACAAGGCTTGTGCTAGACCCCATACGCCTACGAAGGTTCCTGCTACTTGAGGAAGGGTAAGATCAAGCATCAAAGATAATGCACTGTTTGTTGCTATTCCAGCAGCTATGCCAAATATAAATAAGATGCCAAATAGTAAATTACTATTGCCAATAACACCACTAAGTATTATTAGTCCTAAAGAATAAGCAATCATCCAGCATCCAAGCTTTGCTGCTGAATATTTACCTATTCTAGGTATTATTAATAACCCACCAATTAATAATCCTACTAATGTGCCTATACCCCAATAGGCATTAAGCAATGTAGTTTTTGAAATAGGCAAACTAAATACTTCAGCACCGAAGCTTTCTAAAATTGGATCTTGAAGAAAAAGACCTAACGTATAAAAGATTAAGAAACTAAAGAAAATAAATATTTGTTTGCTTGAAGTAATTAGAGACCATGCATCTCTTAATCCTATCTCTTTGCTTTTACTAGTAAGAGTTTTATATGCCTTATGTTCACTTTTTTCTATGCCCCAGCATGAAAGTATTGCTATTGCGAAAATAATCCCACTAACCTTAATCATAAATTGTTGAAGTGTTGGTTGGAGCAAACTTGGATCTGTAATCCCATCAAGGTTCTTGGTTGTAATAGATATCGCTATTGCCCCAATTACAATTCCAATCGTTAGCATGCACCAAATCACACCAACAGCTTTAGGCCTTTCCTTTTCATTAGTCAGATCAATAATTAGAGCCAAATAAGGTGTTGTAGCCATTGAGATTGCTAACCCATATAAAGCAAAAAGAGAGCAAAGACCAATCACACTTATTGCAATTGCTGTTAACGAACCCTGTGTTAACGATCTTTCAGTTAAGAAAATTATGGGTATTGATAAAACAGCTAAAAAACAGAAACCTGCTGAGCCTAAATAAATATATGGGGTTCTTTTCCGACCTTTTATTGGCCAGCTATCTGAAATGTTTCCAAATAGGACCCTTGAAGGTGCAACCAACTGTTCAAAAGCTAGCCCACCTCCCACAAGAATAGCTGGGAATGCGAGTTCAGTAATCATTATGCGATTAAGCATCCCAGCAAAAATTACTGCTAGGCAGCCTAAACACCCTTGAAATAAGCTAAGCCTAAAGAGCTGAAGGTTTGGTAATTGTTTTGTGTTTTCCAAAAGAATTTGACCGAAATTAAATTATCTCACTGATAGAGATTAATAATTTATAAATTATGGTATTTAAAATCAAAGAATTGATTTTTGTTATTGAAGCTGTAGCAAACGTAGGCGAAACTTTGCAACATTGAATGCTTCTGAAGGAGAGCTTTTTATATATGGATGCTCTTTATTTTGGTCGATGATCATGCGTATCTTTTCTTCGACAGTTAATTTTTCATCATTTACAAAATCACTGGACCTCCAAGCCTCATCAAAAACTATGGCAAAACTATCAGCATTATTATAGTAGGAGTTAGGGTTTAGCATTTTCAGTTAATTTTAATCTGATAATAGATCATGTGATTAGAAAAGGATAATCTATAGATTTGATTTTAAAGACCTTGCTTTTAATACCTTCTTGGAAGATTAGTTTGAGATTGAAAATATTTTTCAAATAAGTATATTACTTCGTTTAGAAATTAAGGTTGTTTCACTTCTAGGGGCAATATTAATAAATATACCTAGATATTTCTAGAATCATCTATTCTTCTGAAATTAAGAATTAATGGTGCCAGGACGCAGATTTGAACTGCGGACACGGCGATTTTCAGTCGCCTGCTCTACCAACTGAGCTATCCCGGCTTAGAGCTAAAAAATAAGTAGCCATTATTTATCTTATATCAACACTTATTCCTATAAAAGAAATTCTTCCATTTTCGAATCCTCGGTTAATGAAAAAAGATCTTTCATTAATGCCTGGCTATATAATTCCTTTCCATGCAAGACGTGCAACCCCTTCTGCTGCTTGCCTTGAGCAGCTATGAATGGGTATGCCAATTTGTCTTTCCCTAATTCTTCTCCATTGAGGGTTCTTAGCACCTCCACCAATAGTAATTATTTTTGTTGGCTTTCCTAACTGCATTTCCTTCATTTTTTCCCAACCTTGTGCTTCGATTCTTGCAAGACCTTCAAGTAGTCCATGAAGATATAGAGAGTCACTAACTGGTCTTGGCTCAAGAATTGGTTCTAAATTGGGGTCATCAATAGGGAACCGTTCCCCTTTGTATAGAAGAGGTAGCAGCGTTAAACCACTATCTGATTCGGGATTAATTTGTCTACTCAATTCAATTAAACTTTTATCATTAAAAAATTTTTTAAGAACTGAGCAACCTGCATTGGAAGCTCCTCCTACTAGCCATTGCCCAGCAACTAAATGGTTTGTAATTCCTTTGCCTTTAAGCGGAAACTCTGCAAAACGTTTGATTACAATAGTGCTGCCTAAAATGGTAATACCTTCAGAAGCAGCTGCATCTGTTGCAAGTACAGCAGCATTGGAGTCAGTAGTTCCTGCTATGATTTGTAGTTTTTTAGGAAGATTTAATTCTTTTGCTCTGATTGATGAAATTTTCCCAATTATTTTTCCACTAGAGACAATTTTTGGAAGAGCATTTAGCCAAGAAAGCTTCTTGAAACTTTTTGGCCATGATTTCTTTAAAAGATCCCAGCCAAGTTTGATATTGTTTCCTTCCTCTCCCCATGTCCAATCATCTAGTAACCATCCGCTAATCCAGTCTGCCTGATGTCTTAGTAAGATTTCTTCTCCAAAAATATTAATCAAGTGAAATGCTCTTCCAATACCATCTGGAAGAGGAATGTTTGTGGAATGCTCTTGCAAAAACTTGTTTTTTACGATGTATTTTTTGAAATATGGCAATGCTTTCCCAAGAGCATTGCCTGCATAATCACACCCCATTAGTGTCCCTGAAGTACCAGCAATAGAACATCCAATTAGCCTTTCTTTTATCTGAGAAGGTATTTCATTAATTAGTATCATGCAGCTTTTTTTCCAGCCCTCGCAGTTCTCTAAACCATCTAAATAATTAATGGATGAAAAATGTTCTATCTCATATCTATTATTAATTAAAGCTATACGAACACCACTTGTGCCAAGGTCTATTCCTAGCACAAGTGGTGCATTGGATGACATCAATGACTTATTTATGATTTTGGTTTAATTCTCTCGATTTTTGAAGGACATCTTCCCATGGCAGAGTTAGATCTGGCCTCCCAAAATGTCCATATGATGCAATGTCTCTATAAAAACGCCCTTCTCTTTGCATTGGGAGTTTCCTCAGATTAAATTGCTCAATAATTGCTTCAGGACGAAGGTCGAAATTCTTTATTACTAAATCGGTTAATTCTTCATTCGATAACTTTGCAGTACCAAATGTTTCTACCAAAATTGAAACTGGGTTTGCTACTCCTATGGCATAACTAAGTTGTACTTCTACACGACGAGCAAATTTTGCAGCAACAAGAGATTTTGCTACAAATCTTGCTGCATATGCCGCTGATCTATCAACTTTCGTAGGGTCTTTCCCTGAAAAAGCACCACCTCCATGTCTTGCATATCCTCCATATGTATCTACGATAATTTTTCTGCCAGTAAGACCAGCATCTCCTTGCGGACCACCGACTACAAACTTTCCAGTTGGATTAACTAGAAAACGGGTTTTATCTTTGATTGGTTTTAGGGAAAGGTCTTTTGTTGCTGGCTTGACAACAAATTCCCATAGGTCTTTACTGATTTGGCTTCTTATCCCTTCTTCAGTTGAAATCCCATCAACTTGTTCTGTGTGTTGGGTTGAAATAACTATGGTATCAATTGCAACTGGTTCATTATTTTCGTAAATAACACTGACTTGTGTTTTTCCATCAGGCAGAAGATACCCTAATTGCTTTTCATGTCTTACTTTCGCAAGTTGCCTAGACAGACGATGCGCAAGACTTATTGGTAATGGCATGAGTTCAGGTGTTTCATCACAGGCAAATCCAAACATTATCCCTTGATCACCTGCACCTGTTTTGTCAAAAGGGTTTCCACTATGATCATCCGCATTATCAACACCTTGAGCGATATTTGGAGATTGTTGATCTAGGGCAATAAGAACAGAGCAGCTATTAGCATCAAAGCCTCCTGCTTTTGCATCGCAATAACCAATTTCTTTAATCACTTCTCGTGCAAGATTAATAAAATCTACGTTTGCTTTCGAAGTAACTTCCCCAGTAATTAAGCATAATCCTGTATTGACGATAGTCTCACAGGCAACTCTGCTGCTTGGATCTTGTTCTAACAATGCATCTAATATTGCATCGCTAATTTGATCGCAAATTTTGTCGGGATGCCCTTCCGTAACTGACTCGGAAGTAAAAACGAAGTTGCTCAAAGCTATTTATTTACTTGTATTTTTATTTTATAAGCTTAATGGAATCCTAATTCATTCCAATGGCTGATTAGTTGATCATGTTCATAGAGTAAAGGTGGCTCCTTCCAGCCAGCTGTATATCCAATAGCCAGTGAAATGCCTGCATCATGTGCCATTCTCATGTCTGTATCGGCATCACTAATTAGAGCGCATTCTGATGGGCTTAAACCCATTGATTTGCATAGTTCTATCACAGCATTTGGATCAGGTTTTGCTGGTTGATTGTCAGAACTCCAATAAAAAAGAAATTGATTCTCAAGTTGATTATATTTTAAAAACTCTCTTATTCCTTCATTTGAGTCATTGCTAATAATGGCTAGCTTGATCTTTTTAATTTGAGAGTCTTTGATTAAGTTTTTGAATCCTGGGAGAAGGCTACCACTTTTGCTTTTAATAGTTGATTTTGATATCTCTTCTAATGTCTTTTCAAAGACATTAGTTGCCATTTTTAAAGAGTTTGCCCATGTTTCTCCAAATATTGAAAATATAGTTGCAGTAGAAATTAAATTATCTCTTTCTGAAGCTATTGCAATTAAACCATTTGGATTAATATTATTTTGGTCTAATCCATATGAATTATATAGCATTTTCCTTAGAGAACTTATGTCATTTGCGTGATAATTTGAATCCCTAAATATATTCTCAGCTTCTTTTACTCTTAATCTAGCTATGGCAATTAAGTATTCTTCTCTGTTAACTAATGTTCCATCTTTATCGAAGATAACGCCACTTACTTTTTTGATTGGCTTCCCTCTAAGAAGGATCTCTTGCATTTGAGATTCCTAATTCAGACTTCCATTGATGCTATTGGGTTTTCTCCTTCTTCAGCTTGCTCTAATAGCATTTCCTTGTACTTAGCTGCCATCTCTTCTGCCTTGTCAAATACTTTTTGAGGATCTGTAA harbors:
- a CDS encoding HEAT repeat domain-containing protein; translated protein: MNLGAFDTLPKLSKNDALSILKTPLQDLNLSSDYYKAVFHLAKYPSPESEKALLDLVKSQSAEKPILLAKRKAIEILGRMGSKKAIPHIAKNLKSLDPYIVENSAWALQQIGCDNIEIHNLIGSLLEENNQNHRVLIQSLAKMGATSQLSKINAILSSEVIPIGVKGASIAAIKILTGKSQNVDLLRDHLSSANQNDRQCAVQDIIDAKEYDLIESIIQTPISPFFRLRAIDLLWPEISDDRGKSNALDLIDLVLLDNPKAIRPANKYQKQNEIKTLIKRLFSTDFCKAYSSLSSLLDMRFDYIFPALQDELKRFKKDYGAIYFLLILLRNAQISVEIQRKKSMELVDYCLDKSWPDFMKFKPQAILLSMEIDIEFFTQNLESWLNEKETPYWACRYAALICVEKLVKNNMLNIDIKHVIERVYDENKFVCLKAKKFQSKYI
- a CDS encoding chromophore lyase CpcT/CpeT, coding for MNGEHDKKITRFLNTLCGSYSNKKQAQKQPKVYAHINIYFRLLPWELFQSISLYSEQSYNYSPWSPYRQAVHKLSTDENNLLLENYEIYPSERFAGAGFNKQILLSIKKENLLIRKNCQMKFKEISKGTYVGSLKKAGKCIVERDGRKTYLVSKVKFNKSKFKTIDQGFDIETNKRLWGLEDGFFEFEKIR
- a CDS encoding phycobiliprotein lyase, which gives rise to MEIETFVAKSQGEWVSMRSGHSLAFKQFEEVISTIKIKQIPKEDSKVIDFLKKNGYSERETPSPFEIFWEGESNWDGNDDTLSGSSLLIPIPNSNNEGIILRSAGYAEKGSAISKYKFLSDHTFVLSTEYEQIIAEERIWFINSNTRCRSSVLFSKESKGILQTSFASEIRIINE
- a CDS encoding phycobilisome rod-core linker polypeptide, whose amino-acid sequence is MISKNDLENRLSYIYNSGSTSYSKRRLSGSKMKTYIMHCRSKCMPGQQSLFTNNPNSKPREVSKNRMSQIRDAFKLANYVKENNVIGEKSTQNSKDLFTYEQFHPHSDEALLMAIQAVYIQVFGNLRPMESERPKDIERRLRNGDISIREFLRNICKSDFYKKYYLENVNQSKCIELSFMHLLGRPLIDNKEFESNIKLINEEGFERHIDSLIDSLEYQEIFGEDIVPYPRFWNSPCGSTTSIFKKTTSFRIGSASSDNVTY
- a CDS encoding MFS transporter; this translates as MLNRIMITELAFPAILVGGGLAFEQLVAPSRVLFGNISDSWPIKGRKRTPYIYLGSAGFCFLAVLSIPIIFLTERSLTQGSLTAIAISVIGLCSLFALYGLAISMATTPYLALIIDLTNEKERPKAVGVIWCMLTIGIVIGAIAISITTKNLDGITDPSLLQPTLQQFMIKVSGIIFAIAILSCWGIEKSEHKAYKTLTSKSKEIGLRDAWSLITSSKQIFIFFSFLIFYTLGLFLQDPILESFGAEVFSLPISKTTLLNAYWGIGTLVGLLIGGLLIIPRIGKYSAAKLGCWMIAYSLGLIILSGVIGNSNLLFGILFIFGIAAGIATNSALSLMLDLTLPQVAGTFVGVWGLAQALSRAMGKLMGGGLLDLGRIFSGQDNPLSAFAFVFTVEIIIVLSSILILNYVNVNKFKKETSAKMETLIMSELE
- a CDS encoding FGGY-family carbohydrate kinase; its protein translation is MSSNAPLVLGIDLGTSGVRIALINNRYEIEHFSSINYLDGLENCEGWKKSCMILINEIPSQIKERLIGCSIAGTSGTLMGCDYAGNALGKALPYFKKYIVKNKFLQEHSTNIPLPDGIGRAFHLINIFGEEILLRHQADWISGWLLDDWTWGEEGNNIKLGWDLLKKSWPKSFKKLSWLNALPKIVSSGKIIGKISSIRAKELNLPKKLQIIAGTTDSNAAVLATDAAASEGITILGSTIVIKRFAEFPLKGKGITNHLVAGQWLVGGASNAGCSVLKKFFNDKSLIELSRQINPESDSGLTLLPLLYKGERFPIDDPNLEPILEPRPVSDSLYLHGLLEGLARIEAQGWEKMKEMQLGKPTKIITIGGGAKNPQWRRIRERQIGIPIHSCSRQAAEGVARLAWKGII
- the metK gene encoding methionine adenosyltransferase; translated protein: MSNFVFTSESVTEGHPDKICDQISDAILDALLEQDPSSRVACETIVNTGLCLITGEVTSKANVDFINLAREVIKEIGYCDAKAGGFDANSCSVLIALDQQSPNIAQGVDNADDHSGNPFDKTGAGDQGIMFGFACDETPELMPLPISLAHRLSRQLAKVRHEKQLGYLLPDGKTQVSVIYENNEPVAIDTIVISTQHTEQVDGISTEEGIRSQISKDLWEFVVKPATKDLSLKPIKDKTRFLVNPTGKFVVGGPQGDAGLTGRKIIVDTYGGYARHGGGAFSGKDPTKVDRSAAYAARFVAKSLVAAKFARRVEVQLSYAIGVANPVSILVETFGTAKLSNEELTDLVIKNFDLRPEAIIEQFNLRKLPMQREGRFYRDIASYGHFGRPDLTLPWEDVLQKSRELNQNHK
- a CDS encoding HAD family hydrolase, which translates into the protein MQEILLRGKPIKKVSGVIFDKDGTLVNREEYLIAIARLRVKEAENIFRDSNYHANDISSLRKMLYNSYGLDQNNINPNGLIAIASERDNLISTATIFSIFGETWANSLKMATNVFEKTLEEISKSTIKSKSGSLLPGFKNLIKDSQIKKIKLAIISNDSNEGIREFLKYNQLENQFLFYWSSDNQPAKPDPNAVIELCKSMGLSPSECALISDADTDMRMAHDAGISLAIGYTAGWKEPPLLYEHDQLISHWNELGFH